The genomic region GCAAGAGCGCCGCCGCGACGAGCCCCGCGGCGCCGAGGGCGCCGCGCGTCGCGTTCACGCTTCGCGCAGCCGTTCGCCCCACAGCCCGGTCGGCCGCAGCGCGAGAATCAGCAGGAGCGCCCCGAACCCGTAGACGTCCCGGAACGACGGCGACAACAGGACGGAGCCGAGGCTCTCGACCAGACCGAGCAGCAGACCGCCGACGACGCTGCCGGGCAGCGAGCCGAGCCCGCCGATCACGATGATCTCAAAGCCCTTGACGGTGCTGAGCGCGCCGCTCTCCGGGAAGACGAGAAACACCGGCGCGAGCAAGGCGCCCGCGGCTCCGGCCAGCCCCACTCCGATTCCGAACGCCAGCATGTCGATCCGGCCGAGATCGATGCCCGCGGCAATTGCGCCGAGCCGGTTCTGCGCGACGCCGCGCAGGGCGAGGCCGAACCACGTCCGCCGCACGACGAACGCGAACAGGCCGAGCAGGATCACCGCC from bacterium harbors:
- a CDS encoding branched-chain amino acid ABC transporter permease — translated: AVILLGLFAFVVRRTWFGLALRGVAQNRLGAIAAGIDLGRIDMLAFGIGVGLAGAAGALLAPVFLVFPESGALSTVKGFEIIVIGGLGSLPGSVVGGLLLGLVESLGSVLLSPSFRDVYGFGALLLILALRPTGLWGERLREA